A single window of Archangium gephyra DNA harbors:
- a CDS encoding ELWxxDGT repeat protein, with amino-acid sequence MVRTNTILAALCVLVLGGACTSPTPEEPARQAPKATRRALGEGPAALVDVGVKAERALVRYPEFPTAAGTTLLFAANEDSTGPELWRLDARGPALVADIVPGITGSAPSQLFHSRGLTWFTAADEAHGVELWRTDGTTPGTFLLKDILPGSGSSRPTELAELNGWIFFSANDGTYGAEPWRTDGTPEGTQLVRDISLGAGGSEPQSFTELGGRLYFLVKDPGGARQLWRTDGTAAGTVRVGTGVTVTAPTSGRGLVRSGRALYFAGNEGTAGAELWKTDGTEAGTVRVKDILPGATGSSPVQLTAFEGAVYFVATDGVSGRELWKTDGTEAGTQRVLELISGNNSVEKPDSLVAASSRLFFMLRDSGNTQSALYATDGTAAGTAKLVDFKAAGGKGPLLMTAQGSTLYFTGYEPGVGHELWTSDGTPAGSRRIGTNVFSGDRLADPAPEAFTVLGDTVYFVATAPGTGYSDENPPLPTLWKSKGDVATTVPVGGDLTPTRGSNPAPFAAWDGALYFTTFEQEEAARLWRTDGTVAGTVPLVNIVPEDAPEFTAESGLSALTPLNGALYFAAMPSLAEGFQLWKTNGTAAGTARVTSAVRLTTAAGTPMELVAHNGFLFFAGQDSANGIELWKSDGTAAGTTLVKDIAPGSGPSSRPSRFTPMGDALYFIARNATGGRELWKTTDGTAANTSLAADVRDFLDMSAVMNIAGVVGSTLYFVANEANTGIELWKTDGTPANTSLVKDIAPGILDAGPSAFAVIDGILYFTASDGFGPELWRTDGTESGTVMVKELSSTGTGSNPGALTVLGKTLYFTADDGTSGRELWKLDTTASEPVRVKDIFPGPGSGVLAESFFAIPTDGLILFAANDGVSGTELWRSDGTEAGTFVLHDIAPWQLGSHPAGFTRFADTIAFSANDGRRGREPWLMPVSLLTNGKPPDVTCPTVLPIEAQQFLGARVDFEEATASDDTGLPPALSYSRVPGSLFPLGDTVVHVTARDTAGLVATCSFTVTVVDTTPPEPVCPADATVEATTSGGAIITYAAPQATDLVTRTPVLTVSQASGTLFPQGNTTVTVTATDARKNSKQCTFTVRVQDTTAAVVSCPADQIVEAESSTGAHVTWPLAEASDGEISRPTLTYSHVNGDRFPLGNTPVTATAKDGANNTSSCTFQVTVRDTQAPSLRCPPTQRTEALGPSGAPVEFTVNNVVDTVSTTVDLSFNHASGDTFPVGATPVQVQARDASGNVAECVFSVEVVDTLPPLLTCPQDVNIAKGPVAVQLPQPSSTDRVTASPAITFSPASGSVFKVGTTPVEVTAQDGAGNSARCTFNVHIEKSSGCSAAPGSMGAAGWMGLVSLLALATRRRSTR; translated from the coding sequence ATGGTGAGAACGAACACGATCCTGGCGGCCTTGTGCGTCCTGGTGCTGGGTGGGGCCTGCACGTCCCCCACTCCCGAGGAACCGGCCCGGCAGGCGCCGAAGGCCACTCGCCGAGCCCTGGGAGAAGGTCCCGCAGCCCTCGTGGACGTGGGTGTGAAGGCCGAGCGCGCGCTGGTGCGCTACCCCGAGTTCCCCACGGCCGCGGGCACCACGCTCCTCTTCGCGGCCAATGAGGACAGCACTGGACCCGAGCTGTGGAGGCTCGATGCCAGGGGCCCCGCGCTGGTGGCCGACATCGTCCCGGGCATTACCGGCTCGGCGCCCTCCCAGCTCTTCCACTCGCGGGGGCTCACCTGGTTCACCGCCGCGGACGAGGCGCATGGCGTGGAGCTGTGGCGCACGGACGGCACCACGCCGGGGACGTTCCTGCTCAAGGACATCCTCCCCGGCTCGGGCAGTTCCCGGCCCACGGAGCTCGCCGAGCTCAACGGGTGGATCTTCTTCAGCGCCAATGACGGCACGTACGGCGCCGAGCCGTGGCGCACCGATGGCACCCCGGAAGGCACGCAGCTCGTCCGGGACATCTCGCTGGGCGCGGGCGGCAGCGAGCCCCAGTCGTTCACCGAGCTCGGCGGACGGCTCTACTTCCTGGTCAAGGATCCGGGGGGCGCCCGGCAGCTGTGGCGCACCGATGGCACCGCGGCGGGCACCGTCCGGGTCGGCACGGGCGTGACCGTCACGGCCCCCACGTCGGGGCGCGGGCTCGTCCGCTCCGGCCGGGCGCTCTACTTCGCGGGCAACGAGGGCACGGCGGGCGCCGAGCTTTGGAAGACGGACGGCACCGAGGCCGGCACCGTCCGCGTCAAGGACATCCTCCCGGGCGCGACGGGCTCCAGCCCCGTGCAGCTCACGGCCTTCGAGGGCGCGGTGTACTTCGTCGCCACGGACGGCGTGTCGGGACGTGAGCTGTGGAAGACGGATGGCACCGAGGCGGGCACGCAGCGCGTCCTGGAGCTCATCTCCGGCAACAACTCCGTGGAGAAGCCCGACTCGCTCGTGGCCGCCAGCTCGCGCCTCTTCTTCATGCTGAGGGACTCGGGCAACACCCAGAGCGCCCTCTACGCGACGGACGGCACGGCGGCGGGCACCGCGAAGCTGGTGGACTTCAAGGCCGCGGGCGGCAAGGGCCCCCTGCTGATGACGGCCCAGGGGAGCACGCTCTACTTCACCGGGTACGAGCCGGGCGTGGGCCATGAGCTGTGGACGAGCGACGGCACGCCCGCGGGCTCGCGGCGCATCGGCACCAACGTCTTCTCCGGCGATCGCCTCGCGGATCCGGCCCCCGAGGCCTTCACCGTCCTGGGGGACACGGTGTACTTCGTGGCGACCGCGCCGGGCACGGGCTACTCCGACGAGAACCCGCCGCTGCCCACGCTGTGGAAGTCGAAGGGCGATGTGGCCACCACCGTCCCCGTGGGAGGCGACCTGACGCCGACCCGGGGCTCGAACCCCGCGCCCTTCGCCGCCTGGGACGGAGCGCTGTACTTCACCACCTTCGAGCAGGAGGAGGCGGCCCGGCTGTGGCGGACGGATGGAACGGTGGCGGGCACCGTGCCCCTCGTGAACATCGTCCCCGAGGACGCTCCCGAGTTCACCGCGGAGTCGGGCCTGAGCGCCCTGACGCCCCTGAACGGGGCCCTCTACTTCGCGGCCATGCCCTCGCTCGCGGAGGGCTTCCAGCTCTGGAAGACCAATGGCACCGCCGCGGGCACGGCCCGGGTGACCAGCGCCGTCCGGCTCACCACCGCGGCCGGCACCCCCATGGAGCTCGTCGCCCACAACGGCTTCCTCTTCTTCGCCGGCCAGGACTCCGCGAACGGCATCGAGCTGTGGAAGAGCGACGGCACGGCGGCGGGCACCACCCTGGTCAAGGACATCGCCCCGGGGAGCGGACCGTCCTCGCGCCCCTCGCGCTTCACGCCCATGGGTGACGCGCTCTACTTCATCGCCCGGAACGCGACCGGCGGCCGCGAGTTGTGGAAGACGACGGATGGCACCGCGGCCAATACCTCGCTGGCGGCGGACGTGCGCGACTTCCTGGACATGAGCGCCGTGATGAACATCGCCGGAGTGGTGGGCAGCACCCTCTACTTCGTGGCCAACGAGGCCAACACGGGCATCGAGCTGTGGAAGACGGACGGCACCCCGGCGAACACCTCGCTGGTGAAGGACATCGCCCCGGGCATCCTGGACGCCGGGCCCTCCGCCTTCGCGGTGATCGACGGCATCCTCTACTTCACCGCCAGCGACGGCTTCGGCCCCGAGCTGTGGCGCACCGATGGCACCGAGAGCGGCACCGTCATGGTCAAGGAGCTCTCGTCGACGGGCACGGGCTCCAATCCCGGCGCCCTCACGGTGCTCGGCAAGACGCTCTACTTCACCGCGGACGACGGCACCTCCGGCCGCGAGCTGTGGAAGCTCGACACCACCGCCTCCGAGCCCGTCCGCGTCAAGGACATCTTCCCGGGCCCCGGCAGCGGCGTTCTCGCCGAGTCGTTCTTCGCGATCCCCACCGACGGTCTGATCCTCTTCGCCGCCAACGATGGCGTGAGCGGCACCGAGCTGTGGCGCTCGGATGGCACCGAGGCGGGGACCTTCGTGCTGCACGACATCGCGCCCTGGCAGCTCGGCTCCCACCCCGCGGGTTTCACCCGCTTCGCGGACACCATCGCCTTCAGCGCGAACGACGGGCGGCGCGGGCGCGAGCCGTGGCTGATGCCCGTGTCGCTGCTCACCAACGGCAAGCCCCCCGACGTCACCTGCCCGACCGTGCTTCCCATCGAGGCCCAGCAGTTCCTGGGCGCGCGGGTCGACTTCGAGGAGGCGACGGCCAGCGACGACACCGGCCTCCCTCCCGCCCTCTCCTACAGCCGTGTCCCGGGGAGCCTGTTCCCGCTCGGTGACACCGTGGTGCACGTCACCGCGCGCGACACCGCGGGGCTCGTGGCCACGTGCTCCTTCACCGTGACGGTGGTGGACACCACTCCTCCGGAGCCGGTCTGCCCCGCGGACGCCACGGTGGAGGCCACCACCTCGGGAGGAGCGATCATCACCTACGCCGCTCCGCAGGCCACCGACCTGGTCACCCGCACCCCTGTCCTCACCGTGAGCCAGGCGTCCGGCACCCTCTTCCCCCAGGGCAACACGACGGTGACGGTGACGGCCACCGACGCGCGGAAGAACAGCAAGCAGTGCACCTTCACCGTGCGCGTCCAGGACACGACGGCCGCGGTGGTGTCGTGCCCGGCGGACCAGATCGTCGAGGCCGAGAGCTCCACTGGCGCCCACGTCACCTGGCCGCTCGCCGAGGCCTCGGACGGAGAGATCTCCCGCCCGACCCTCACCTACAGCCACGTCAACGGCGACCGCTTCCCGCTCGGCAACACGCCCGTCACCGCCACCGCGAAGGATGGGGCCAACAACACCTCGAGCTGCACCTTCCAGGTCACCGTCCGCGACACCCAGGCGCCCTCGCTCCGCTGCCCGCCCACCCAGAGGACCGAGGCCCTGGGCCCCTCGGGTGCGCCCGTGGAGTTCACCGTGAACAACGTGGTGGACACCGTCTCCACCACCGTCGACCTCTCCTTCAACCACGCCTCCGGGGACACCTTCCCGGTCGGAGCGACGCCCGTCCAGGTCCAGGCCCGCGACGCCTCGGGCAACGTGGCCGAGTGCGTCTTCTCCGTCGAGGTGGTGGACACCCTGCCGCCGCTGCTCACCTGTCCGCAGGACGTGAACATCGCCAAGGGGCCGGTGGCGGTGCAGCTGCCCCAGCCCTCCAGCACGGACCGGGTGACGGCCTCTCCCGCCATCACCTTCTCCCCGGCCAGCGGCAGTGTGTTCAAGGTGGGTACCACCCCCGTGGAGGTGACGGCTCAGGACGGAGCGGGCAACTCGGCCCGGTGCACCTTCAACGTGCACATCGAGAAGTCCAGTGGTTGCTCCGCCGCTCCGGGTAGCATGGGCGCGGCCGGGTGGATGGGACTGGTGTCACTGCTGGCCCTCGCCACCCGCCGCCGGAGCACGCGATGA
- a CDS encoding molybdopterin oxidoreductase family protein: MTHFRTCNLCEAMCGLRIETSEGRVTSIRGDDADPFSQGHICPKAVALQDLHEDPDRLRQPVRRTATGWQPISWEEALDETARRLHAIQREHGKDAVGVYVGNPTVHDHGAMMFLPMFLRALRTRNKFSASSVDQLPHQLAAYLMFGHQFLIPIPDIDHTRYMLILGANPLASNGSLMSAPGVRHRLKAIQQRGGRVVVVDPRKTETAHVADEHVFIRPGTDALFLFALLHVLLEEAGSKMGKLAELVDGLATVRELARGFTPERAEPHTGVPAETTRRIARELSASEAAVCYGRVGVSTQAFGAMCQWLINVINIVTGNLDRPGGALFTRPAFDIVGGPKAMAMSRGSYGRWRSRVRGLPEFSGELPVAALGEEVLTEGPGRIRAMVTSAGNPVMSTPNGRQLDTAFASLDFMVCIDPYINETTRHAHLILPPSSKLERSHYDLAFHALAVRNTAKYSPPLFEPGPDTRHDWQLFLELKHRLETLRGEPRVRGQLTYRTLKALGPDGLLDLGLRAGPYGMKLRPFRKGLSLASLKAQPHGVDLGPLAPSLPQRLATRDRRIQLAPEPLVADLERLRQAFPEGTGATGDGSLLLIGRRHLRDNNSWMHNVPQLVKGKPRCTLMVHPEDAGRLGLREGEQAVITSRVGEVRAPVSVTDEVMPGVVSLPHGYGHGREGVRLRVAGEHAGVSINDLTDDQALDAISGNAAFSGVQVRVKPVESARTKEPQQHSATG; encoded by the coding sequence ATGACGCACTTCCGTACCTGCAACCTCTGCGAGGCCATGTGCGGCCTGCGCATCGAGACCTCAGAGGGCCGTGTCACCTCCATCCGGGGGGACGACGCGGATCCGTTCAGCCAGGGCCACATCTGCCCCAAGGCCGTCGCGCTCCAGGATCTCCACGAGGATCCGGATCGGCTCCGGCAGCCCGTCCGGCGCACGGCCACCGGCTGGCAGCCCATCTCCTGGGAGGAGGCGCTCGACGAGACGGCGCGGCGGCTGCACGCCATCCAGCGCGAGCACGGCAAGGACGCGGTGGGCGTGTACGTGGGCAACCCCACCGTGCACGACCACGGCGCGATGATGTTCCTGCCGATGTTCCTCCGGGCGCTGCGCACGCGGAACAAGTTCTCCGCGTCCTCGGTGGATCAGCTCCCCCACCAGCTCGCCGCGTACCTGATGTTCGGGCACCAGTTCCTCATCCCCATCCCGGACATCGATCACACCCGCTACATGCTCATCCTCGGGGCCAACCCGCTCGCCTCCAACGGCAGCCTGATGAGCGCGCCGGGCGTGCGCCACCGGCTCAAGGCCATCCAGCAGCGTGGCGGCCGCGTGGTGGTGGTGGATCCCCGGAAGACGGAGACGGCCCACGTCGCGGACGAGCACGTCTTCATCCGCCCCGGCACCGACGCGCTCTTCCTCTTCGCGCTCCTGCACGTGCTGCTGGAGGAGGCGGGCTCCAAGATGGGGAAGCTCGCGGAGCTCGTGGACGGCCTGGCCACCGTGCGCGAGCTGGCGCGCGGCTTCACCCCCGAGCGCGCCGAGCCCCACACCGGTGTGCCCGCGGAGACCACCCGGCGCATCGCCCGCGAGCTGTCCGCCTCGGAGGCCGCCGTCTGCTACGGCCGCGTGGGCGTCTCCACCCAGGCCTTCGGCGCGATGTGCCAGTGGCTCATCAACGTCATCAACATCGTGACGGGCAACCTGGATCGCCCGGGCGGTGCCCTCTTCACGCGCCCCGCCTTCGACATCGTGGGAGGCCCCAAGGCGATGGCCATGAGCCGTGGCAGCTACGGCCGCTGGCGGAGCCGGGTGCGCGGGCTGCCCGAGTTCTCCGGTGAGCTGCCGGTGGCCGCGCTCGGCGAGGAGGTGCTCACCGAGGGTCCCGGGCGCATCCGCGCCATGGTCACCTCCGCGGGCAACCCCGTCATGTCCACCCCCAACGGGCGGCAGCTCGACACGGCCTTCGCGTCGCTCGACTTCATGGTGTGCATCGACCCGTACATCAACGAGACGACGCGGCACGCGCACCTCATCCTGCCGCCCAGCTCCAAGCTGGAGCGCAGCCACTACGACCTGGCCTTCCACGCGCTGGCGGTGCGCAACACCGCGAAGTACTCCCCGCCCCTCTTCGAGCCGGGCCCGGACACGCGCCACGACTGGCAGCTCTTCCTGGAGCTCAAGCACCGGCTGGAGACACTGCGCGGAGAGCCCCGCGTGCGCGGCCAGCTCACCTACCGGACGCTCAAGGCACTCGGGCCGGATGGCCTGCTGGACCTGGGGCTGCGCGCGGGCCCGTACGGCATGAAGCTCCGCCCGTTCCGCAAGGGGCTGAGCCTGGCGAGCCTCAAGGCCCAGCCACACGGCGTGGACCTGGGGCCCCTGGCGCCGAGCCTCCCCCAGCGGCTGGCCACGCGTGACCGCCGCATCCAGCTCGCCCCCGAGCCGCTGGTGGCCGACCTCGAGCGGCTGCGCCAGGCCTTCCCCGAGGGCACGGGCGCCACCGGGGACGGCTCGCTGCTGCTCATCGGACGGCGCCACCTGCGGGACAACAACTCGTGGATGCACAACGTGCCGCAGCTCGTCAAAGGCAAGCCGAGATGTACGCTGATGGTGCACCCCGAGGATGCCGGGCGGCTGGGTCTACGGGAAGGGGAGCAAGCAGTGATAACCTCGCGCGTCGGCGAGGTGAGGGCACCGGTGAGCGTGACGGACGAGGTGATGCCGGGCGTGGTGAGCCTGCCGCACGGCTACGGACACGGGCGAGAGGGCGTGCGGCTCCGGGTGGCCGGGGAGCATGCGGGAGTGAGCATCAATGACCTGACCGACGACCAGGCGTTGGATGCCATCAGTGGCAACGCCGCGTTCAGTGGAGTCCAGGTCCGCGTCAAGCCGGTAGAATCAGCACGCACGAAAGAACCACAGCAACATTCCGCAACTGGATGA
- a CDS encoding glutathione S-transferase family protein, whose translation MITLYQTPMAWGTPNLSPFCFKLEAYFRMVGLPYQVKMAELLKAPKGKVPYIEIDGQLMGDSQFIIEYLKRKHGDTLDAQLTPEQMAVGHTIRRMLEECTYWYIVYMRWVDDAGWRAYTPIVETMVPTVTGGPVPLSALRQKMLGILHDQGTGRHNMEEVQALARQDISALATLMGNKPYLLGDSPTSFDAVVYSFLVSIIANPVDTEFKQHTLSQENLVRYCARFKSRFFANWKPPETQAA comes from the coding sequence ATGATCACCCTCTATCAGACCCCCATGGCCTGGGGCACCCCCAACCTGAGCCCCTTCTGCTTCAAGCTGGAGGCGTACTTCCGGATGGTGGGCCTGCCCTACCAGGTGAAGATGGCCGAGCTGCTGAAGGCGCCCAAGGGCAAGGTGCCCTACATCGAGATCGACGGGCAGCTCATGGGCGACTCCCAATTCATCATCGAGTACCTCAAGCGCAAGCACGGGGACACGCTCGATGCGCAGCTGACGCCGGAGCAGATGGCGGTCGGCCACACCATCCGCCGCATGCTGGAGGAGTGCACCTACTGGTACATCGTCTACATGCGCTGGGTGGACGATGCGGGCTGGCGGGCCTACACGCCCATCGTCGAGACGATGGTGCCCACCGTCACCGGTGGCCCGGTGCCGCTGTCGGCGCTGCGCCAGAAGATGCTGGGAATCCTCCATGACCAGGGCACGGGCCGCCACAACATGGAGGAGGTCCAGGCGCTGGCCCGGCAGGACATCTCCGCGCTGGCGACGCTGATGGGCAACAAGCCCTACCTGCTCGGCGACTCGCCCACGTCCTTCGACGCGGTGGTCTACTCGTTCCTGGTGAGCATCATCGCCAACCCGGTGGACACCGAGTTCAAGCAGCACACGCTGTCGCAGGAGAACCTGGTGCGCTACTGCGCCCGCTTCAAGTCGCGCTTCTTCGCGAACTGGAAGCCGCCCGAGACGCAGGCCGCCTGA
- a CDS encoding class I SAM-dependent methyltransferase produces MSPDPSDTLNGQAPASAEELSAETREVVAYYDALAPTYDANRFGNSYGAYLDGLERRALREWLQGPRVLDLACGTGRFLDLASEGLDLSEKMVERARERWPGRRIHHAPAWNIPAADGSYDSVFAVHLFMHLHLGDIRRVMGECRRVLRRGGVLVFDFPNALRRRLVGYQATGWHAGTELMTWDLRMLGGGHWRLTGSRGLALAPIHRLPHAARPAFMAAEVLLGRTPLKHLASYQLVKLEKVD; encoded by the coding sequence ATGAGCCCGGACCCATCCGATACCCTCAACGGTCAGGCCCCGGCCTCCGCGGAGGAGCTGTCCGCGGAGACCCGCGAGGTCGTCGCCTACTATGACGCCCTCGCGCCGACGTACGACGCGAACCGGTTCGGCAACTCGTACGGGGCCTACCTGGACGGGCTGGAGCGCCGGGCCCTGCGTGAGTGGCTCCAGGGCCCCCGGGTGCTCGACCTCGCCTGTGGGACGGGCCGCTTCCTGGACCTGGCGAGCGAGGGGTTGGACCTCAGCGAGAAGATGGTGGAGCGCGCCCGCGAGCGATGGCCGGGCAGACGCATCCACCATGCTCCGGCCTGGAACATCCCCGCCGCCGACGGCAGCTACGACTCCGTCTTCGCCGTGCACCTCTTCATGCACCTGCACCTGGGAGACATCCGCCGGGTGATGGGGGAGTGCAGGCGGGTGCTGCGCCGGGGAGGAGTGCTGGTGTTCGACTTTCCCAATGCCCTGCGCCGCCGGCTCGTGGGCTACCAGGCCACCGGCTGGCACGCGGGCACGGAGCTGATGACGTGGGACCTGCGCATGCTGGGTGGAGGGCACTGGCGCCTCACCGGCTCGCGAGGACTCGCGCTGGCCCCCATCCACCGCCTGCCGCACGCGGCCCGCCCGGCCTTCATGGCCGCGGAGGTGCTGCTCGGGCGCACGCCGCTCAAGCACCTCGCTTCGTACCAACTGGTGAAGCTTGAGAAGGTGGACTGA
- a CDS encoding VanW family protein, with amino-acid sequence MRRWTDLLRPLVPVPVRVRVAAARRALRDVRSGASRRMATGSEQSRAEAREWPAYVSVTQPLGQSAHVESKKHNLALAIRELRDVCVGPEELFSFWNLVGQPTKRRGFVPGRNLVQGRLEVSIGGGLCQLSGLTYLLALRGGLWVTERHAHSVDIYTEQTRFAPLGSDATVAYGYKDLRFHNILPFPIALRFELGEDTLTGSVCAPLPLEPCDVEFSIEEEPDGRQVTTWLRRPGDTKPDCLGVSRYRKPAQAA; translated from the coding sequence TTGAGAAGGTGGACTGACCTCCTCCGCCCGCTCGTCCCGGTGCCCGTCCGGGTGCGGGTGGCCGCCGCCCGGCGTGCGCTGCGCGACGTGCGCTCGGGGGCGAGCAGGAGGATGGCCACCGGCTCGGAGCAGTCCCGGGCCGAGGCGCGGGAGTGGCCGGCGTACGTGAGCGTCACGCAGCCGCTCGGCCAGTCCGCGCACGTGGAGAGCAAGAAGCACAACCTCGCCCTGGCCATCCGCGAGCTGCGGGACGTGTGCGTGGGGCCGGAGGAGCTGTTCTCGTTCTGGAACCTGGTGGGGCAGCCCACGAAGCGCCGGGGCTTCGTGCCTGGCCGCAACCTCGTCCAGGGCCGGCTCGAGGTGAGCATCGGAGGGGGGCTGTGCCAGCTGTCGGGGCTGACGTACCTGCTGGCCCTGCGCGGTGGCCTGTGGGTGACGGAGCGGCACGCCCACTCGGTGGACATCTACACGGAGCAGACCCGCTTCGCGCCCCTGGGCTCGGACGCCACGGTGGCCTACGGCTACAAGGATCTGCGCTTCCACAACATCCTCCCCTTCCCCATCGCCCTGCGGTTCGAGCTGGGAGAGGACACGCTCACCGGCTCGGTGTGCGCGCCCCTGCCGCTGGAGCCCTGCGACGTCGAGTTCTCCATCGAGGAGGAACCGGACGGCCGCCAGGTGACGACGTGGCTGCGGCGCCCCGGTGACACGAAGCCGGACTGCCTCGGGGTGTCGCGGTACCGCAAACCGGCCCAGGCGGCGTAG
- a CDS encoding polysaccharide lyase family 7 protein: MNLQRLFSLLVLSLFVTAEASAQSATKFTVPGSAVTASTYDVANNAVPAHAVDGDLSTRWAGQGDGAFITFDLGTTQNVQLIKIAWYQGNTRTTTFDVLAAGSSSGPWTTLINRAVSSGTTTNVETYDFADTSARYIRIVGHGNSSGNGWNSITEVELWGQTSSVGQVATPTFSPAPGTYTGAQTVSISSATAGASIRYTTNGSTPTSTTGTLYSGPLTLSTTTTLKAIAYQSGLNPSPIGGGTYTIGSGGLDPSAPPSGNFDLTHWKITLPDASEVSASTLSKGYELENTFYTDPVTGGMVFRCPNLADTTANSNYSRTELREMLAPDGSASAAGNNWVMSTSSSAARSAAGGVDGTLRATLTVDRVSTTGESAKIGRVIVGQIHGPDSEPIRLYFHKRPSDSRGAIYFAHDTPSNSTTYLPIIGDPNNLNPSNGVLLGETWSYEIKVVGQAMTVKVTPQGRATVTATFTLESAYNDLSMYFKAGVYNQNNTGTSTDYVQATFHSLTHTHP; encoded by the coding sequence ATGAACCTCCAGCGTTTGTTTTCCCTCCTCGTTCTCTCGCTCTTCGTGACAGCCGAAGCCTCCGCGCAGTCGGCCACGAAGTTCACCGTCCCCGGTTCGGCGGTGACGGCCAGCACCTATGACGTGGCGAACAACGCCGTGCCCGCCCATGCGGTCGATGGCGATCTGTCCACCCGCTGGGCAGGGCAGGGCGATGGGGCCTTCATCACCTTCGATCTCGGCACCACGCAGAACGTGCAGCTCATCAAGATCGCCTGGTACCAGGGCAATACCCGCACGACGACCTTCGACGTGCTCGCCGCGGGCTCCTCGAGCGGCCCCTGGACGACGTTGATCAACCGCGCTGTCAGCAGTGGCACGACGACCAACGTCGAGACCTACGATTTCGCCGATACCAGTGCCCGCTACATCCGGATCGTGGGCCACGGCAACAGCTCCGGCAACGGCTGGAACAGCATCACCGAGGTCGAGCTCTGGGGGCAGACCAGCTCGGTCGGTCAGGTGGCCACGCCCACGTTCAGCCCCGCTCCCGGCACCTATACCGGTGCGCAAACCGTCTCCATCAGCTCCGCCACGGCTGGCGCCTCCATCCGCTACACCACCAATGGCAGCACCCCCACCTCCACCACCGGTACGCTCTACAGCGGGCCACTCACGCTCAGCACGACGACCACCCTGAAGGCCATTGCCTACCAGAGCGGGCTCAATCCCAGCCCGATCGGAGGGGGGACGTATACGATTGGTTCCGGAGGCCTCGATCCGTCGGCGCCGCCGAGCGGCAACTTCGATCTGACGCACTGGAAGATCACGCTCCCGGACGCCAGCGAGGTCAGCGCTTCCACGCTGAGCAAGGGGTATGAGCTCGAGAACACGTTCTACACGGACCCGGTGACGGGTGGCATGGTCTTCCGCTGCCCGAACCTCGCGGACACCACCGCCAACTCCAACTACTCCCGGACGGAGCTGCGCGAGATGCTGGCTCCGGATGGAAGCGCGAGCGCCGCTGGCAACAACTGGGTGATGTCGACTTCCTCGTCGGCCGCCAGGTCCGCCGCGGGTGGCGTTGACGGGACGCTCCGCGCCACCCTCACCGTGGATCGGGTCTCCACCACGGGAGAGAGCGCGAAGATTGGCCGGGTGATCGTGGGCCAGATCCATGGTCCGGACAGCGAGCCCATCCGGTTGTATTTCCACAAGCGTCCGTCTGACTCACGCGGTGCGATCTACTTCGCCCACGACACGCCCTCCAACAGCACCACCTACCTCCCCATCATTGGCGACCCGAACAACCTGAACCCCTCGAACGGGGTGCTGCTCGGTGAGACGTGGAGCTATGAGATCAAGGTCGTTGGACAAGCGATGACGGTCAAGGTCACGCCGCAAGGCCGTGCGACCGTCACCGCCACCTTCACCCTGGAGTCCGCGTACAACGACCTGAGCATGTATTTCAAAGCCGGCGTCTATAATCAGAACAACACCGGCACCTCGACTGATTATGTGCAGGCCACGTTCCACAGCCTGACGCATACCCATCCCTGA